The Arachis hypogaea cultivar Tifrunner chromosome 14, arahy.Tifrunner.gnm2.J5K5, whole genome shotgun sequence genome has a segment encoding these proteins:
- the LOC112743093 gene encoding LEAF RUST 10 DISEASE-RESISTANCEUS RECEPTOR-LIKE PROTEIN KINASE-like 2.1: protein MPKLVEVNLEGNSIEGSIPDLSNSTSLQYLLLANNRLTGVVPPFLGFLNNISQVSLENNWLQGPLPAFNKSRAPKLNFTSNGFCLDHPGPCDHRVITLLQVAQTLYYPFLLAQSWRGNNPCQDWNFITCDDKGNIRTVNLTNLNLTGTISLSFKNLTVLEGLYLGGNRLNGSILDILTSLRQLKILDVSNNNLSGSLPPFSKKTIVITTGNAFLQQSHSPKTSLSSTFIIGISAGVGVIVMIFVAISYYCKRHFSRIMLNKETSLVRQFGEQINNATLVRYTYAEVEQMTNSFQEELGKGGFGIVYKGSLNDGCQLAVKILKEMKGSVEEFVNEVVTISRTSHVNIVSLLEFCYEMNKQALIYEFMSKGSLDKYKCKEGSSELDWKTLLQIVTGVAQGLDYLHRGCNTRILHFDIKPQNMLLDEKFCPKIADFGLARICKKDESVVSILDRRGIPGYISPEMFSRRNGRVSHKSDVYSYGMLILEMIGGNDNYDIGESHSTEYFSD from the exons ATGCCAAAATTGGTTGAAGTGAATCTTGAGGGGAATTCCATCGAGGGTTCTATCCCAGACTTATCCAATTCCACCAGCTTGCAATATCTATTGCTTGCAAACAATCGGTTAACGGGTGTAGTTCCACCTTTTCTGGGATTTCTCAATAATATCTCTCAAGTTTCATTGGAAAACAACTGGTTGCAGGGTCCTCTTCCTGCATTTAATAAGAGTCGGGCTCCAAAGCTAAATTTCACTTCTAATGGATTCTGTTTAGACCATCCTGGACCTTGTGATCACAGAGTCATCACTCTGCTTCAAGTTGCTCAGACACTTTATTATCCATTTCTGCTGGCACAATCGTGGCGAGGAAACAATCCGTGTCAAGATTGGAATTTTATCACCTGTGATGATAAGGGCAACATCAGAACCGTAAATTTGACCAACTTGAATTTGACGGGAACAATATCTCTCTCATTCAAGAATTTAACGGTTCTGGAAGGATTGTATCTTGGTGGAAATAGACTGAACGGTTCCATACTAGATATCTTGACAAGTCTACGACAACTCAAGATTCTGGATGTGTCTAACAATAATTTATCGGGAAGTCTTCCACCGTTCTCAAAAAAAACCATTGTCATTACCACAGGCAATGCTTTTCTCCAGCAGTCTCACTCGCCGAAAACCTCGCTCTCTTCTACTTTCATTATAG GTATATCAGCTGGTGTTGGTGTTATTGTAATGATCTTTGTTGCAATTTCTTATTATTGCAAGAGACATTTCAGTAGGATAATGCTGAACAAAGAAACATCTCTTGTTCGACAATTTGgggagcaaataaataatgcaaCACTAGTGAGATATACTTATGCAGAAGTAGAACAGATGACAAACTCATTTCAAGAAGAGTTAGGAAAAGGAGGATTTGGTATTGTATACAAAGGAAGTTTAAATGATGGTTGTCAACTGGCAGTGAAGATACTTAAGGAGATGAAAGGAAGTGTAGAAGAATTTGTAAACGAGGTTGTTACTATCAGTAGAACATCTCATGTGAACATTGTTTCACTTTTGGAATTTTGCTATGAAATGAATAAACAGGCTCTTATTTATGAATTCATGTCTAAGGGCTCTTTggataaatataaatgtaaagaGGGATCTTCCGAGTTAGATTGGAAAACACTACTTCAGATTGTAACTGGCGTTGCTCAAGGGTTAGACTACTTACATCGAGGGTGCAATACAAGAATTTTGCATTTTGATATCAAACCCCAAAATATGCTTCTTGATGAAAAATTTTGTCCAAAAATTGCTGATTTTGGACTAGCTAGAATATGCAAAAAGGATGAAAGTGTTGTGTCTATATTAGACAGAAGAGGGATTCCGGGTTATATTTCACCAGAAATGTTTAGTCGAAGGAATGGTAGAGTTTCTCACAAGTCAGATGTATATAGTTATGGAATGCTAATTCTTGAAATGATTGGAGGAAACGATAATTATGATATTGGAGAATCTCATAGTACTGAATACTTTTCTGATTAG